Proteins from a genomic interval of Salvelinus sp. IW2-2015 linkage group LG14, ASM291031v2, whole genome shotgun sequence:
- the LOC111973409 gene encoding heterogeneous nuclear ribonucleoprotein Q isoform X1 — protein sequence MATDQMTDHVNGNGTEEPIDITEVDTTTAEVIHSDNFQTLLDAGLPQKVAEKLDAIYISGLVAHSDLDERAIEALKEFNEEGALQVLLDFKESDLSHVQNKSAFLCGVMKTYRQREKQGTKVSDPTKGPDEAKIKALLDRTIYTLDVTTGQRKYGGPPPASVYSGAQPTIGTEIFVGKIPRDLFEDELVPLFEKAGPIWDLRLMMDPLSGLNRGYAFVTFCTKEAASEAVNLCNNHEIRPGKHIGVCISVANNRLFVGSIPKSKTKEQIVEEFAKVTEGLNDVILYHQPDDKKKNRGFCFLEYEDHKTAAQARRRLMSGKVKVWGNMVTVEWADPIEDPDPEVMAKVKVLFVRNLANSVTEEILEKSFGQFGKLERVKKLKDYAFVHFDERDAAVKALAQMNGKVLEGEHIDIVFAKPPDQKRKERKAQRQAAKTNMYDDDDYYYNYGPPQLPPPTRGGRGRGGYSYPPDYYGYDDYYDYYGYDYPNYRGGYDYDYYGYDDFQAPARGRGGRGARGASPARGRPGAPRGRGGFSPRGGPGSSRGGVQQRGRGGVRGARGDRGGNVGGKRKADGYNQPDSKRRQTNNQNWGSQPIAQQPLQGGDRSGNYGYKSDNQEFYQDYFGQQWK from the exons ATGGCGACCGATCAGATGACCGATCATGTAAATGGGAATGGTACAGAGGAACCAATAGACATAACTGAAGTGGACACAACTACAGCTGAAGTTATCCATTCAGACAATTTCCAGACTTTATTAGATGCTGGTTTACCACAGAAAGTTGCAGAAAAACTAGATGCAATTTACATATCAG GCCTGGTAGCGCACAGTGACCTAGATGAAAGGGCTATTGAAGCATTGAAAGAATTTAACGAAGAAGGTGCTCTACAAGTCCTGCTTGATTTTAAGGAAAGTGATCTGTCGCATGTGCAA AACAAAAGTGCCTTCCTCTGTGGAGTAATGAAGACTtatagacagagggagaagcaAGGGACCAAAGTTTCAGATCCCACGAAAGGACCAGATGAGGcgaaaataaaa GCTCTGCTTGATAGAACCATCTATACACTTGATGTGACAACGGGTCAGCGGAAGTATGGAGGCCCCCCCCCTGCGTCTGTGTATTCAGGTGCTCAACCCACTATTGGAACAGAG ATATTTGTTGGGAAAATTCCTCGAGACTTGTTTGAGGATGAGCTGGTGCCCCTCTTTGAGAAGGCGGGACCTATCTGGGATCTACGTCTAATGATGGACCCCCTGAGTGGCTTGAACAGGGGCTACGCCTTTGTTACCTTCTGCACTAAAGAGGCTGCCTCGGAGGCTGTAAACCTG TGTAATAATCATGAAATACGCCCCGGCAAACACATTGGAGTGTGTATATCTGTTGCCAATAACCGGCTGTTCGTCGGCTCCATCCCCAAGAGTAAAACGAAAGAACAGATTGTGGAGGAGTTTGCTAAAGTCACAG AGGGTCTTAATGATGTCATACTGTACCATCAGCCAGATGACAAAAAGAAGAACAGAGGTTTTTGCTTTTTGGAATACGAGGACCATAAAACTGCTGCTCAGGCCAGACGCAGGCTAATGAGTGGCAAGGTGAAAGTGTGGGGGAACATGGTTACTGTGGAATGGGCAGACCCCATCGAGGACCCAGATCCAGAGGTTATGGCCAAG GTCAAAGTTTTGTTTGTCCGAAACCTTGCGAACAGTGTTACGGAAGAAATACTTGAAAAATCCTTCGGCCAGTTTGGGAAACTGGAGCGAGTGAAAAAGCTGAAAGATTACGCCTTCGTTCACTTTGATGAGAGGGACGCTGCAGTCAAG GCGTTGGCTCAAATGAATGGCAAAGTTCTGGAAGGAGAGCACATTGACATAGTCTTTGCAAAGCCCCCCGATCAGAAGAGGAAGGAACGCAAAGCTCAGAGACAAGcagccaaaacaaacat gtatgatgatgatgattattattacaaCTACGGCCCCCCTCAGTTGCCCCCTCCCACAAGAGGCGGCCGAGGTAGGGGAGGTTATTCTTACCCACCCGACTATTATGGCTACGATGATTACTACGATTATTATGGTTATGATTACCCCAACTACCGCGGGGGATACGACTACGACTACTACGGCTATGATGACTTTCAGGCTCCCGCTAGAGGAAGAGGGGGCAGAGGTGCACGGGGGGCATCCCCAGCCAGAGGCAGGCCAGGCGCTCCCAGGGGCAGAGGTGGCTTTTCCCCTCGTGGTGGTCCAGGATCAAGCAGAGGAGGTGTGCAACAGAGAGGCCGCGGCGGGGTACGTGGTGCGAGGGGTGACCGCGGTGGAAATGT
- the LOC111973409 gene encoding heterogeneous nuclear ribonucleoprotein Q isoform X2: MATDQMTDHVNGNGTEEPIDITEVDTTTAEVIHSDNFQTLLDAGLPQKVAEKLDAIYISGLVAHSDLDERAIEALKEFNEEGALQVLLDFKESDLSHVQNKSAFLCGVMKTYRQREKQGTKVSDPTKGPDEAKIKALLDRTIYTLDVTTGQRKYGGPPPASVYSGAQPTIGTEIFVGKIPRDLFEDELVPLFEKAGPIWDLRLMMDPLSGLNRGYAFVTFCTKEAASEAVNLCNNHEIRPGKHIGVCISVANNRLFVGSIPKSKTKEQIVEEFAKVTEGLNDVILYHQPDDKKKNRGFCFLEYEDHKTAAQARRRLMSGKVKVWGNMVTVEWADPIEDPDPEVMAKVKVLFVRNLANSVTEEILEKSFGQFGKLERVKKLKDYAFVHFDERDAAVKALAQMNGKVLEGEHIDIVFAKPPDQKRKERKAQRQAAKTNMYDDDDYYYNYGPPQLPPPTRGGRGRGGYSYPPDYYGYDDYYDYYGYDYPNYRGGYDYDYYGYDDFQAPARGRGGRGARGASPARGRPGAPRGRGGFSPRGGPGSSRGGVQQRGRGGVRGARGDRGGNVGGKRKADGYNQPDSKRRQTNNQNWGSQPIAQQPLQGGDRSAGKSGRGRS, from the exons ATGGCGACCGATCAGATGACCGATCATGTAAATGGGAATGGTACAGAGGAACCAATAGACATAACTGAAGTGGACACAACTACAGCTGAAGTTATCCATTCAGACAATTTCCAGACTTTATTAGATGCTGGTTTACCACAGAAAGTTGCAGAAAAACTAGATGCAATTTACATATCAG GCCTGGTAGCGCACAGTGACCTAGATGAAAGGGCTATTGAAGCATTGAAAGAATTTAACGAAGAAGGTGCTCTACAAGTCCTGCTTGATTTTAAGGAAAGTGATCTGTCGCATGTGCAA AACAAAAGTGCCTTCCTCTGTGGAGTAATGAAGACTtatagacagagggagaagcaAGGGACCAAAGTTTCAGATCCCACGAAAGGACCAGATGAGGcgaaaataaaa GCTCTGCTTGATAGAACCATCTATACACTTGATGTGACAACGGGTCAGCGGAAGTATGGAGGCCCCCCCCCTGCGTCTGTGTATTCAGGTGCTCAACCCACTATTGGAACAGAG ATATTTGTTGGGAAAATTCCTCGAGACTTGTTTGAGGATGAGCTGGTGCCCCTCTTTGAGAAGGCGGGACCTATCTGGGATCTACGTCTAATGATGGACCCCCTGAGTGGCTTGAACAGGGGCTACGCCTTTGTTACCTTCTGCACTAAAGAGGCTGCCTCGGAGGCTGTAAACCTG TGTAATAATCATGAAATACGCCCCGGCAAACACATTGGAGTGTGTATATCTGTTGCCAATAACCGGCTGTTCGTCGGCTCCATCCCCAAGAGTAAAACGAAAGAACAGATTGTGGAGGAGTTTGCTAAAGTCACAG AGGGTCTTAATGATGTCATACTGTACCATCAGCCAGATGACAAAAAGAAGAACAGAGGTTTTTGCTTTTTGGAATACGAGGACCATAAAACTGCTGCTCAGGCCAGACGCAGGCTAATGAGTGGCAAGGTGAAAGTGTGGGGGAACATGGTTACTGTGGAATGGGCAGACCCCATCGAGGACCCAGATCCAGAGGTTATGGCCAAG GTCAAAGTTTTGTTTGTCCGAAACCTTGCGAACAGTGTTACGGAAGAAATACTTGAAAAATCCTTCGGCCAGTTTGGGAAACTGGAGCGAGTGAAAAAGCTGAAAGATTACGCCTTCGTTCACTTTGATGAGAGGGACGCTGCAGTCAAG GCGTTGGCTCAAATGAATGGCAAAGTTCTGGAAGGAGAGCACATTGACATAGTCTTTGCAAAGCCCCCCGATCAGAAGAGGAAGGAACGCAAAGCTCAGAGACAAGcagccaaaacaaacat gtatgatgatgatgattattattacaaCTACGGCCCCCCTCAGTTGCCCCCTCCCACAAGAGGCGGCCGAGGTAGGGGAGGTTATTCTTACCCACCCGACTATTATGGCTACGATGATTACTACGATTATTATGGTTATGATTACCCCAACTACCGCGGGGGATACGACTACGACTACTACGGCTATGATGACTTTCAGGCTCCCGCTAGAGGAAGAGGGGGCAGAGGTGCACGGGGGGCATCCCCAGCCAGAGGCAGGCCAGGCGCTCCCAGGGGCAGAGGTGGCTTTTCCCCTCGTGGTGGTCCAGGATCAAGCAGAGGAGGTGTGCAACAGAGAGGCCGCGGCGGGGTACGTGGTGCGAGGGGTGACCGCGGTGGAAATGT
- the LOC111973409 gene encoding heterogeneous nuclear ribonucleoprotein Q isoform X5: MATDQMTDHVNGNGTEEPIDITEVDTTTAEVIHSDNFQTLLDAGLPQKVAEKLDAIYISGLVAHSDLDERAIEALKEFNEEGALQVLLDFKESDLSHVQNKSAFLCGVMKTYRQREKQGTKVSDPTKGPDEAKIKALLDRTIYTLDVTTGQRKYGGPPPASVYSGAQPTIGTEIFVGKIPRDLFEDELVPLFEKAGPIWDLRLMMDPLSGLNRGYAFVTFCTKEAASEAVNLCNNHEIRPGKHIGVCISVANNRLFVGSIPKSKTKEQIVEEFAKVTEGLNDVILYHQPDDKKKNRGFCFLEYEDHKTAAQARRRLMSGKVKVWGNMVTVEWADPIEDPDPEVMAKVKVLFVRNLANSVTEEILEKSFGQFGKLERVKKLKDYAFVHFDERDAAVKALAQMNGKVLEGEHIDIVFAKPPDQKRKERKAQRQAAKTNMYDDDDYYYNYGPPQLPPPTRGGRGRGGYSYPPDYYGYDDYYDYYGYDYPNYRGGYDYDYYGYDDFQAPARGRGGRGARGASPARGRPGAPRGRGGFSPRGGPGSSRGGVQQRGRGGVRGARGDRGGNVGGKRKADGYNQPDSKRRQTNNQNWGSQPIAQQPLQGKSGRGRS; this comes from the exons ATGGCGACCGATCAGATGACCGATCATGTAAATGGGAATGGTACAGAGGAACCAATAGACATAACTGAAGTGGACACAACTACAGCTGAAGTTATCCATTCAGACAATTTCCAGACTTTATTAGATGCTGGTTTACCACAGAAAGTTGCAGAAAAACTAGATGCAATTTACATATCAG GCCTGGTAGCGCACAGTGACCTAGATGAAAGGGCTATTGAAGCATTGAAAGAATTTAACGAAGAAGGTGCTCTACAAGTCCTGCTTGATTTTAAGGAAAGTGATCTGTCGCATGTGCAA AACAAAAGTGCCTTCCTCTGTGGAGTAATGAAGACTtatagacagagggagaagcaAGGGACCAAAGTTTCAGATCCCACGAAAGGACCAGATGAGGcgaaaataaaa GCTCTGCTTGATAGAACCATCTATACACTTGATGTGACAACGGGTCAGCGGAAGTATGGAGGCCCCCCCCCTGCGTCTGTGTATTCAGGTGCTCAACCCACTATTGGAACAGAG ATATTTGTTGGGAAAATTCCTCGAGACTTGTTTGAGGATGAGCTGGTGCCCCTCTTTGAGAAGGCGGGACCTATCTGGGATCTACGTCTAATGATGGACCCCCTGAGTGGCTTGAACAGGGGCTACGCCTTTGTTACCTTCTGCACTAAAGAGGCTGCCTCGGAGGCTGTAAACCTG TGTAATAATCATGAAATACGCCCCGGCAAACACATTGGAGTGTGTATATCTGTTGCCAATAACCGGCTGTTCGTCGGCTCCATCCCCAAGAGTAAAACGAAAGAACAGATTGTGGAGGAGTTTGCTAAAGTCACAG AGGGTCTTAATGATGTCATACTGTACCATCAGCCAGATGACAAAAAGAAGAACAGAGGTTTTTGCTTTTTGGAATACGAGGACCATAAAACTGCTGCTCAGGCCAGACGCAGGCTAATGAGTGGCAAGGTGAAAGTGTGGGGGAACATGGTTACTGTGGAATGGGCAGACCCCATCGAGGACCCAGATCCAGAGGTTATGGCCAAG GTCAAAGTTTTGTTTGTCCGAAACCTTGCGAACAGTGTTACGGAAGAAATACTTGAAAAATCCTTCGGCCAGTTTGGGAAACTGGAGCGAGTGAAAAAGCTGAAAGATTACGCCTTCGTTCACTTTGATGAGAGGGACGCTGCAGTCAAG GCGTTGGCTCAAATGAATGGCAAAGTTCTGGAAGGAGAGCACATTGACATAGTCTTTGCAAAGCCCCCCGATCAGAAGAGGAAGGAACGCAAAGCTCAGAGACAAGcagccaaaacaaacat gtatgatgatgatgattattattacaaCTACGGCCCCCCTCAGTTGCCCCCTCCCACAAGAGGCGGCCGAGGTAGGGGAGGTTATTCTTACCCACCCGACTATTATGGCTACGATGATTACTACGATTATTATGGTTATGATTACCCCAACTACCGCGGGGGATACGACTACGACTACTACGGCTATGATGACTTTCAGGCTCCCGCTAGAGGAAGAGGGGGCAGAGGTGCACGGGGGGCATCCCCAGCCAGAGGCAGGCCAGGCGCTCCCAGGGGCAGAGGTGGCTTTTCCCCTCGTGGTGGTCCAGGATCAAGCAGAGGAGGTGTGCAACAGAGAGGCCGCGGCGGGGTACGTGGTGCGAGGGGTGACCGCGGTGGAAATGT
- the LOC111973409 gene encoding heterogeneous nuclear ribonucleoprotein Q isoform X4, whose protein sequence is MATDQMTDHVNGNGTEEPIDITEVDTTTAEVIHSDNFQTLLDAGLPQKVAEKLDAIYISGLVAHSDLDERAIEALKEFNEEGALQVLLDFKESDLSHVQNKSAFLCGVMKTYRQREKQGTKVSDPTKGPDEAKIKALLDRTIYTLDVTTGQRKYGGPPPASVYSGAQPTIGTEIFVGKIPRDLFEDELVPLFEKAGPIWDLRLMMDPLSGLNRGYAFVTFCTKEAASEAVNLCNNHEIRPGKHIGVCISVANNRLFVGSIPKSKTKEQIVEEFAKVTEGLNDVILYHQPDDKKKNRGFCFLEYEDHKTAAQARRRLMSGKVKVWGNMVTVEWADPIEDPDPEVMAKVKVLFVRNLANSVTEEILEKSFGQFGKLERVKKLKDYAFVHFDERDAAVKALAQMNGKVLEGEHIDIVFAKPPDQKRKERKAQRQAAKTNMYDDDDYYYNYGPPQLPPPTRGGRGRGGYSYPPDYYGYDDYYDYYGYDYPNYRGGYDYDYYGYDDFQAPARGRGGRGARGASPARGRPGAPRGRGGFSPRGGPGSSRGGVQQRGRGGVRGARGDRGGNVGGKRKADGYNQPDSKRRQTNNQNWGSQPIAQQPLQAGKSGRGRS, encoded by the exons ATGGCGACCGATCAGATGACCGATCATGTAAATGGGAATGGTACAGAGGAACCAATAGACATAACTGAAGTGGACACAACTACAGCTGAAGTTATCCATTCAGACAATTTCCAGACTTTATTAGATGCTGGTTTACCACAGAAAGTTGCAGAAAAACTAGATGCAATTTACATATCAG GCCTGGTAGCGCACAGTGACCTAGATGAAAGGGCTATTGAAGCATTGAAAGAATTTAACGAAGAAGGTGCTCTACAAGTCCTGCTTGATTTTAAGGAAAGTGATCTGTCGCATGTGCAA AACAAAAGTGCCTTCCTCTGTGGAGTAATGAAGACTtatagacagagggagaagcaAGGGACCAAAGTTTCAGATCCCACGAAAGGACCAGATGAGGcgaaaataaaa GCTCTGCTTGATAGAACCATCTATACACTTGATGTGACAACGGGTCAGCGGAAGTATGGAGGCCCCCCCCCTGCGTCTGTGTATTCAGGTGCTCAACCCACTATTGGAACAGAG ATATTTGTTGGGAAAATTCCTCGAGACTTGTTTGAGGATGAGCTGGTGCCCCTCTTTGAGAAGGCGGGACCTATCTGGGATCTACGTCTAATGATGGACCCCCTGAGTGGCTTGAACAGGGGCTACGCCTTTGTTACCTTCTGCACTAAAGAGGCTGCCTCGGAGGCTGTAAACCTG TGTAATAATCATGAAATACGCCCCGGCAAACACATTGGAGTGTGTATATCTGTTGCCAATAACCGGCTGTTCGTCGGCTCCATCCCCAAGAGTAAAACGAAAGAACAGATTGTGGAGGAGTTTGCTAAAGTCACAG AGGGTCTTAATGATGTCATACTGTACCATCAGCCAGATGACAAAAAGAAGAACAGAGGTTTTTGCTTTTTGGAATACGAGGACCATAAAACTGCTGCTCAGGCCAGACGCAGGCTAATGAGTGGCAAGGTGAAAGTGTGGGGGAACATGGTTACTGTGGAATGGGCAGACCCCATCGAGGACCCAGATCCAGAGGTTATGGCCAAG GTCAAAGTTTTGTTTGTCCGAAACCTTGCGAACAGTGTTACGGAAGAAATACTTGAAAAATCCTTCGGCCAGTTTGGGAAACTGGAGCGAGTGAAAAAGCTGAAAGATTACGCCTTCGTTCACTTTGATGAGAGGGACGCTGCAGTCAAG GCGTTGGCTCAAATGAATGGCAAAGTTCTGGAAGGAGAGCACATTGACATAGTCTTTGCAAAGCCCCCCGATCAGAAGAGGAAGGAACGCAAAGCTCAGAGACAAGcagccaaaacaaacat gtatgatgatgatgattattattacaaCTACGGCCCCCCTCAGTTGCCCCCTCCCACAAGAGGCGGCCGAGGTAGGGGAGGTTATTCTTACCCACCCGACTATTATGGCTACGATGATTACTACGATTATTATGGTTATGATTACCCCAACTACCGCGGGGGATACGACTACGACTACTACGGCTATGATGACTTTCAGGCTCCCGCTAGAGGAAGAGGGGGCAGAGGTGCACGGGGGGCATCCCCAGCCAGAGGCAGGCCAGGCGCTCCCAGGGGCAGAGGTGGCTTTTCCCCTCGTGGTGGTCCAGGATCAAGCAGAGGAGGTGTGCAACAGAGAGGCCGCGGCGGGGTACGTGGTGCGAGGGGTGACCGCGGTGGAAATGT
- the LOC111973409 gene encoding heterogeneous nuclear ribonucleoprotein Q isoform X3 — protein MATDQMTDHVNGNGTEEPIDITEVDTTTAEVIHSDNFQTLLDAGLPQKVAEKLDAIYISGLVAHSDLDERAIEALKEFNEEGALQVLLDFKESDLSHVQNKSAFLCGVMKTYRQREKQGTKVSDPTKGPDEAKIKALLDRTIYTLDVTTGQRKYGGPPPASVYSGAQPTIGTEIFVGKIPRDLFEDELVPLFEKAGPIWDLRLMMDPLSGLNRGYAFVTFCTKEAASEAVNLCNNHEIRPGKHIGVCISVANNRLFVGSIPKSKTKEQIVEEFAKVTEGLNDVILYHQPDDKKKNRGFCFLEYEDHKTAAQARRRLMSGKVKVWGNMVTVEWADPIEDPDPEVMAKVKVLFVRNLANSVTEEILEKSFGQFGKLERVKKLKDYAFVHFDERDAAVKALAQMNGKVLEGEHIDIVFAKPPDQKRKERKAQRQAAKTNMYDDDDYYYNYGPPQLPPPTRGGRGRGGYSYPPDYYGYDDYYDYYGYDYPNYRGGYDYDYYGYDDFQAPARGRGGRGARGASPARGRPGAPRGRGGFSPRGGPGSSRGGVQQRGRGGVRGARGDRGGNVGGKRKADGYNQPDSKRRQTNNQNWGSQPIAQQPLQGGDRSGKSGRGRS, from the exons ATGGCGACCGATCAGATGACCGATCATGTAAATGGGAATGGTACAGAGGAACCAATAGACATAACTGAAGTGGACACAACTACAGCTGAAGTTATCCATTCAGACAATTTCCAGACTTTATTAGATGCTGGTTTACCACAGAAAGTTGCAGAAAAACTAGATGCAATTTACATATCAG GCCTGGTAGCGCACAGTGACCTAGATGAAAGGGCTATTGAAGCATTGAAAGAATTTAACGAAGAAGGTGCTCTACAAGTCCTGCTTGATTTTAAGGAAAGTGATCTGTCGCATGTGCAA AACAAAAGTGCCTTCCTCTGTGGAGTAATGAAGACTtatagacagagggagaagcaAGGGACCAAAGTTTCAGATCCCACGAAAGGACCAGATGAGGcgaaaataaaa GCTCTGCTTGATAGAACCATCTATACACTTGATGTGACAACGGGTCAGCGGAAGTATGGAGGCCCCCCCCCTGCGTCTGTGTATTCAGGTGCTCAACCCACTATTGGAACAGAG ATATTTGTTGGGAAAATTCCTCGAGACTTGTTTGAGGATGAGCTGGTGCCCCTCTTTGAGAAGGCGGGACCTATCTGGGATCTACGTCTAATGATGGACCCCCTGAGTGGCTTGAACAGGGGCTACGCCTTTGTTACCTTCTGCACTAAAGAGGCTGCCTCGGAGGCTGTAAACCTG TGTAATAATCATGAAATACGCCCCGGCAAACACATTGGAGTGTGTATATCTGTTGCCAATAACCGGCTGTTCGTCGGCTCCATCCCCAAGAGTAAAACGAAAGAACAGATTGTGGAGGAGTTTGCTAAAGTCACAG AGGGTCTTAATGATGTCATACTGTACCATCAGCCAGATGACAAAAAGAAGAACAGAGGTTTTTGCTTTTTGGAATACGAGGACCATAAAACTGCTGCTCAGGCCAGACGCAGGCTAATGAGTGGCAAGGTGAAAGTGTGGGGGAACATGGTTACTGTGGAATGGGCAGACCCCATCGAGGACCCAGATCCAGAGGTTATGGCCAAG GTCAAAGTTTTGTTTGTCCGAAACCTTGCGAACAGTGTTACGGAAGAAATACTTGAAAAATCCTTCGGCCAGTTTGGGAAACTGGAGCGAGTGAAAAAGCTGAAAGATTACGCCTTCGTTCACTTTGATGAGAGGGACGCTGCAGTCAAG GCGTTGGCTCAAATGAATGGCAAAGTTCTGGAAGGAGAGCACATTGACATAGTCTTTGCAAAGCCCCCCGATCAGAAGAGGAAGGAACGCAAAGCTCAGAGACAAGcagccaaaacaaacat gtatgatgatgatgattattattacaaCTACGGCCCCCCTCAGTTGCCCCCTCCCACAAGAGGCGGCCGAGGTAGGGGAGGTTATTCTTACCCACCCGACTATTATGGCTACGATGATTACTACGATTATTATGGTTATGATTACCCCAACTACCGCGGGGGATACGACTACGACTACTACGGCTATGATGACTTTCAGGCTCCCGCTAGAGGAAGAGGGGGCAGAGGTGCACGGGGGGCATCCCCAGCCAGAGGCAGGCCAGGCGCTCCCAGGGGCAGAGGTGGCTTTTCCCCTCGTGGTGGTCCAGGATCAAGCAGAGGAGGTGTGCAACAGAGAGGCCGCGGCGGGGTACGTGGTGCGAGGGGTGACCGCGGTGGAAATGT